In the Nitrosarchaeum sp. genome, one interval contains:
- the rpsJ gene encoding 30S ribosomal protein S10 — MTQTARVKLTSISLPKLDGVCNEIMGIGKKTGVKVKGPTPLPVKKLHVATRKSPCGSGTETYEKWEMKMHRRIININADDKAIRQLMRLKIPDDVYIELSLT; from the coding sequence ATGACTCAAACTGCTCGTGTCAAATTAACAAGCATCAGTCTTCCTAAACTCGACGGCGTTTGTAATGAGATCATGGGCATTGGTAAAAAAACAGGTGTTAAAGTTAAAGGTCCAACTCCACTTCCTGTTAAAAAATTACATGTTGCAACAAGAAAATCACCATGTGGCAGTGGAACTGAAACCTATGAAAAATGGGAGATGAAAATGCATCGAAGAATAATTAACATTAATGCAGATGATAAAGCAATACGACAATTGATGAGACTAAAAATTCCAGATGACGTTTACATTGAATTATCTCTAACTTAA
- a CDS encoding DUF3240 family protein yields MKLYSIKLLTIVCEAPAQKNITDILEKNNASGYTFYEVGGNGSKGIRGQGLQNEKNIKLEVILQEEKLSRILEEIARTLFSDYAIITYVSDVGVIRIEKFH; encoded by the coding sequence ATGAAACTCTATTCTATCAAACTACTGACAATTGTTTGTGAGGCACCTGCGCAAAAAAACATCACAGATATTCTTGAAAAGAACAATGCCTCCGGATACACGTTTTATGAGGTTGGTGGAAATGGCTCTAAGGGTATTCGGGGACAAGGACTACAAAATGAAAAAAATATCAAACTAGAAGTAATACTGCAAGAAGAGAAATTATCCCGTATATTGGAAGAAATTGCAAGGACGCTCTTTTCAGACTATGCCATAATAACATACGTTAGTGACGTCGGTGTGATCCGCATAGAGAAATTTCACTAG
- a CDS encoding C2H2-type zinc finger protein produces MRFFKKFACDVCNSKFSHQEELMNHKQIVHGKDLQYDCKECKKYFSNMEDMRTHLQREHSYKKDR; encoded by the coding sequence ATGAGATTTTTTAAGAAATTTGCATGTGATGTTTGTAATAGTAAGTTTTCCCACCAAGAAGAATTAATGAATCACAAGCAAATTGTACATGGAAAAGATCTACAATACGACTGTAAAGAATGTAAAAAATATTTTTCAAATATGGAAGATATGAGAACTCATTTACAGAGAGAACATAGTTACAAAAAAGACAGATAA
- a CDS encoding RNA polymerase Rbp10: MINMAEENFETTNETPIETFDVIYSCLRCGTNVSNTELSRLPEIKCICGFRVFTKVRPPVVKTVKAI; the protein is encoded by the coding sequence ATGATAAATATGGCTGAAGAAAATTTTGAAACCACTAACGAAACTCCTATTGAAACATTTGATGTAATCTACTCTTGTCTAAGATGTGGAACTAATGTCTCAAACACAGAGTTATCAAGATTGCCTGAAATAAAATGCATTTGTGGATTTAGAGTATTTACTAAGGTGCGACCACCTGTAGTAAAAACAGTAAAGGCAATTTAA
- a CDS encoding DUF1059 domain-containing protein, protein MYKLICKKIGFDCDFIAHSNDQKTLANDFEKHVRISHRRDYQKKDIFDFISVQNTLDNLESIENEESTCVDNCESFRLDKWRIGHRNFP, encoded by the coding sequence ATGTACAAGTTAATTTGCAAAAAAATTGGTTTTGATTGTGATTTTATTGCACACAGCAATGATCAAAAAACATTAGCAAATGACTTTGAAAAGCATGTACGAATTAGCCACAGGCGAGATTATCAAAAAAAAGATATTTTTGATTTCATATCTGTCCAAAATACTCTGGATAATTTAGAATCTATCGAGAATGAAGAATCAACATGTGTTGATAACTGTGAGTCATTTAGATTAGATAAATGGCGTATAGGTCATAGAAACTTTCCATAA
- a CDS encoding sodium-dependent bicarbonate transport family permease, which produces MDVIAIIQSSLLTPLILFFILGIVATRIKSDLKIPDAISEFLPIYLLAVIGLHGGLEMRKMGFDNMIIPILVAVGLSIAMTMNHYQILKRLGKFNVFDSYAIAAAYGSVGATSFSVGLSFLKTQNQPSEGFMAVILAVLEPVSLILCVFLVNMSITKNQKKSKHYETKILEDVKQVPNDDSIAVEIGEVHGEASMKQVLQNTIAGKAIVILLGAIIIGYVIGESGFQSIKLGFEDLFFPALVIFLIEMGIITGQKLDDVKKAGKFLILFSVAVPTFNGIIGVVVSTYIGLSIGGSVLLGLLFASASFIAAPSVLRTAIRKANPGLYITSALGITFPFNMIVLLPAMFILSTILHNPATFDLNSYFGEGLK; this is translated from the coding sequence ATGGATGTTATTGCAATTATTCAATCTAGTCTTCTTACTCCACTGATCTTATTTTTTATTTTAGGAATAGTTGCAACACGTATAAAATCCGATTTAAAAATACCTGATGCTATTTCAGAATTTTTACCAATCTATCTTCTTGCTGTAATTGGATTGCATGGAGGACTAGAGATGAGAAAAATGGGATTTGATAATATGATAATTCCAATTTTGGTTGCAGTTGGTCTGTCTATTGCAATGACTATGAATCATTATCAAATACTAAAACGTCTTGGTAAATTCAACGTTTTTGATTCATATGCTATTGCAGCTGCATACGGTTCTGTTGGTGCCACTAGTTTTTCTGTTGGCTTGTCATTTCTCAAAACTCAAAATCAACCATCAGAGGGATTCATGGCTGTGATTTTGGCAGTATTGGAACCCGTAAGCCTAATTTTGTGTGTTTTTCTAGTAAACATGTCCATAACAAAAAATCAAAAAAAATCAAAACATTATGAAACAAAAATTCTGGAAGACGTAAAGCAAGTCCCAAATGATGATTCTATTGCAGTTGAAATCGGAGAAGTACATGGTGAAGCATCAATGAAACAAGTGTTACAAAACACCATCGCAGGAAAGGCTATCGTAATTTTGTTGGGTGCAATCATCATTGGATATGTTATCGGAGAAAGTGGATTTCAATCTATAAAACTTGGATTTGAAGATCTGTTTTTTCCAGCTTTAGTGATATTTTTAATTGAGATGGGAATAATAACTGGACAAAAATTAGATGATGTGAAAAAAGCAGGTAAATTCTTAATACTTTTCTCTGTAGCAGTGCCAACTTTTAATGGAATTATTGGGGTAGTTGTATCTACATACATTGGATTGAGTATCGGAGGTTCAGTTTTGTTGGGCCTGCTATTTGCTAGTGCATCATTTATTGCAGCACCATCTGTTTTGAGAACAGCGATAAGAAAGGCAAATCCAGGATTATACATAACATCTGCACTTGGGATAACATTTCCATTTAACATGATTGTATTGTTACCTGCAATGTTCATACTTTCAACAATCCTTCATAATCCTGCAACGTTTGACTTGAATAGCTACTTTGGTGAGGGTTTGAAATGA
- a CDS encoding 3-hydroxyacyl-CoA dehydrogenase, which produces MNLKNITVLGSGIMGHGIAQVSATAGYNVVLRDIEQGFLDKAMEKIKWSLDKLATKGKITQQEADSIYSKITPIVNLADAVKNAQLVIEVVPEIMELKKKVYAELDSVAGKEVIFASNTSTLPITEIANTTSRPDKFIGIHFFNPPQLMKLVEVIPGEKTSYDVIDLTLDYVKSVKKESVICRRDVPGFIINRLFIPMVHEACYMMDRTGATMTEIDSAVKFKLGFPMGIFELADFTGMDVIHKATTEMYLRDKKVILPHPTIEKMFDAKKLGQKSGEGFYKYSDDKYERVALSEEMAQKCNPIQIVANILNNAAWLVSNKASDIEEIEKAASLGLGLKKPLFETAKEIGIKNIVNELKQLATKHGKFYEPDSLLISMQ; this is translated from the coding sequence ATGAATCTTAAAAACATCACAGTATTAGGTTCTGGGATTATGGGTCATGGTATTGCACAAGTTTCAGCTACTGCAGGATACAACGTAGTTCTAAGAGATATTGAACAGGGATTTTTAGACAAAGCAATGGAGAAAATTAAATGGAGTTTAGATAAATTAGCAACTAAAGGAAAAATAACACAACAAGAAGCAGATTCTATTTATTCAAAAATAACACCGATTGTAAATCTTGCAGATGCAGTAAAAAATGCGCAGTTAGTTATAGAAGTAGTTCCAGAGATTATGGAGTTAAAGAAAAAAGTCTACGCAGAACTAGATTCAGTTGCAGGCAAAGAGGTAATTTTTGCATCAAATACAAGCACTCTACCAATTACAGAAATTGCAAATACAACATCACGCCCAGACAAATTCATTGGAATTCATTTTTTCAATCCACCACAATTGATGAAATTAGTAGAAGTAATTCCAGGTGAAAAAACATCGTATGACGTAATTGATTTAACTTTAGATTATGTAAAATCTGTAAAAAAAGAGTCAGTAATTTGTAGACGAGACGTTCCTGGTTTTATTATCAATAGATTATTCATTCCAATGGTTCACGAAGCATGTTACATGATGGATAGAACGGGAGCAACAATGACTGAAATTGATTCAGCAGTAAAATTCAAGCTTGGTTTTCCAATGGGAATTTTTGAACTAGCGGACTTTACTGGAATGGATGTAATACACAAAGCAACCACAGAGATGTATCTTAGAGATAAAAAAGTGATTTTACCACACCCTACAATTGAAAAAATGTTCGATGCAAAAAAACTTGGCCAAAAATCAGGAGAGGGGTTTTACAAATACTCTGACGATAAATATGAACGCGTGGCATTATCTGAAGAGATGGCACAAAAATGCAATCCAATTCAGATTGTTGCAAATATTTTAAACAATGCAGCTTGGCTTGTATCTAACAAAGCAAGTGACATTGAAGAAATTGAAAAAGCTGCATCTCTTGGATTAGGATTAAAAAAACCACTCTTTGAGACAGCAAAAGAGATAGGAATTAAAAACATTGTAAACGAGTTAAAGCAGTTAGCAACAAAACATGGAAAGTTTTACGAGCCAGATTCGCTACTAATTTCTATGCAATAA
- a CDS encoding TIGR00725 family protein, with product MTRKTQILVIGHNDNGCTPAHEKIAYEIGCEVAKSHCVLMTGGLGGVMKAAAKGSRDSNGLTVGIIPQDDPSHANEFCDIVIPSGMGLTRDFLNALSADGIIIVGGGAGTLSEICAAYMHKKPMVAIRNTGGAADKFIDGYVDHRKNVKIIGVDNAKDAVKKILELLHRN from the coding sequence TTGACAAGGAAAACCCAAATTTTGGTAATTGGCCATAATGATAATGGCTGTACTCCTGCACATGAAAAAATTGCATATGAGATTGGCTGTGAAGTGGCAAAATCTCATTGTGTTTTAATGACTGGTGGATTAGGCGGTGTGATGAAAGCAGCAGCAAAAGGTTCTCGTGACTCAAATGGTCTAACTGTTGGAATAATTCCTCAAGACGATCCATCTCACGCAAATGAATTTTGTGACATTGTGATTCCAAGTGGTATGGGGCTTACAAGAGATTTTCTAAATGCATTATCTGCTGATGGAATAATCATAGTTGGAGGAGGCGCTGGAACATTATCTGAGATTTGTGCCGCATATATGCACAAAAAACCTATGGTTGCAATCAGAAATACAGGTGGGGCTGCCGATAAATTCATTGACGGATACGTTGATCACAGAAAAAATGTCAAAATAATTGGTGTTGACAATGCAAAAGATGCTGTAAAAAAAATTCTTGAGTTATTGCATAGAAATTAG